One region of Halohasta litchfieldiae genomic DNA includes:
- a CDS encoding Brp/Blh family beta-carotene 15,15'-dioxygenase, with amino-acid sequence MISTTAGRDRTVFRLAFVVPWVALAITAIAVFLFGPPSRVYQLLPFAASIVLFGLPHGAVDHLTLPWALGEPLTRRWLAVVGGLYLIVGLAYASVWFLAPVVAFGLFILMTWFHWGQGDLQPLIELRGPTHLRTRGARLLTIAVRGALPMALPLVAFPGEYRWVAGQLVGLFGVDTTLLDPLFSPTARTIVAAVVATLIVASLVIGYHSSESRHAWRVDAGELVFLSVYFLTVPPILAIGVFFCCWHSVRHITRLLLLDDVAASQLSERHLRGALSRFGRQATPLSIGALAIFGGLALAVPVAPVDWPDLFAIYLVGIAVLTAPHVIIVTWLDLEAGFWSTTVDQ; translated from the coding sequence ATGATCTCCACCACCGCAGGCCGTGATCGAACCGTCTTTCGACTAGCGTTTGTGGTCCCGTGGGTCGCCCTCGCTATCACCGCTATCGCCGTCTTCTTGTTTGGGCCGCCTTCGCGAGTCTATCAGCTCCTGCCGTTCGCCGCAAGCATCGTGCTGTTTGGGCTTCCGCACGGCGCAGTCGACCATCTCACACTGCCGTGGGCCCTTGGTGAGCCGCTGACCCGGCGCTGGCTCGCGGTTGTCGGCGGACTGTACCTCATCGTTGGTCTCGCGTACGCGAGTGTTTGGTTTCTCGCCCCGGTGGTCGCCTTCGGGCTATTTATTCTCATGACGTGGTTCCACTGGGGTCAAGGTGACCTGCAGCCACTCATCGAACTGCGTGGCCCGACCCATCTTCGAACCCGAGGCGCGCGACTGTTGACGATTGCAGTTCGGGGGGCGCTCCCGATGGCCCTCCCACTGGTGGCGTTTCCCGGCGAGTACCGCTGGGTTGCGGGCCAACTCGTCGGCCTGTTCGGCGTCGACACCACGCTCCTCGATCCGCTGTTTTCGCCCACAGCCAGAACTATCGTTGCCGCCGTGGTTGCCACCCTGATCGTTGCCTCACTGGTCATCGGCTATCACAGTAGCGAGAGTCGACACGCGTGGCGCGTCGACGCTGGCGAACTCGTCTTTTTAAGCGTCTACTTTCTCACGGTGCCACCGATTCTCGCTATCGGCGTCTTCTTCTGCTGTTGGCACTCGGTGCGCCACATCACTCGGCTCCTGCTGTTGGACGATGTCGCCGCCAGTCAACTCAGCGAAAGGCATCTTCGGGGCGCGTTGAGTCGCTTCGGTCGACAGGCCACGCCCTTATCAATCGGCGCACTCGCCATCTTCGGCGGGTTGGCACTCGCGGTCCCCGTCGCACCGGTCGACTGGCCCGACCTCTTTGCCATCTATCTGGTCGGCATCGCAGTCCTGACCGCCCCCCACGTCATCATCGTCACGTGGTTGGATCTCGAAGCCGGGTTCTGGTCGACGACTGTCGACCAGTGA
- a CDS encoding sensor histidine kinase gives MLTKLLTAPEPVQTSIPLFEIYLVVFGAAAVACFASLSRAAEITNNDTRRGLVALLVTSGLWATFHVGYLAAPTAELQYGFYMAGLIVGLSTVGPWLYFCSAYTGRTLHRNPTYQQAAVGLYLSIVAVKLTNPFHGLYFTARPVETPFPHLLIEHGALHWAAMGLAYALAVVGIFMLFELFAQVDYDTTPFVILVGLTALPVVLDIVGFVSPQFLDVSYSSVGVAVFAVGVLFIYTDQFQTIQLAGPYDDPVIVVDDEQGIRDYNQAALSLFPALEDAIDAELSSVVPRIAVALTTDNTLECRSNGESRYFSVSSNHFSTGKAQLGQIVLLQDITEQERYRIDLENQNTRLEKFTGIVSHDLRNPLNIAQGNIDLAIETGDDDTLDTVKTALDRMEELIADLLALARQGKPIDETERVSLAELVESCWKMVDVAEAQLDIEADLTLDADPDRLQQLLENLIRNAVEHGGESVTISVGPLADDRGFYLEDDGPGIPEDTQDDVFDSGYTTSRNGTGFGLSIVKEIVDAHGWTIRVTNGDSGGARFEIETGGQSRDETTEKGDETEPEQEATVDRV, from the coding sequence ATGCTTACTAAACTACTGACTGCGCCGGAACCCGTCCAGACGTCCATCCCGCTGTTCGAGATCTATCTGGTCGTGTTCGGGGCCGCTGCAGTCGCCTGTTTTGCGAGCCTGAGTCGCGCGGCGGAGATCACGAACAACGACACCCGACGAGGATTGGTGGCGCTGTTGGTGACCAGTGGCCTCTGGGCGACGTTCCACGTCGGCTATCTCGCCGCACCAACCGCCGAACTCCAGTACGGCTTTTATATGGCCGGCCTCATCGTTGGTCTGAGCACGGTCGGGCCGTGGCTCTACTTCTGTTCGGCCTACACCGGCCGGACGCTCCACCGAAATCCGACCTACCAGCAGGCCGCTGTCGGCCTCTACCTCTCGATCGTTGCGGTGAAGCTCACGAACCCGTTCCACGGCCTGTACTTCACCGCACGGCCCGTCGAGACGCCGTTTCCCCACCTGCTGATCGAGCATGGGGCGCTCCACTGGGCTGCGATGGGACTGGCCTACGCGCTCGCCGTCGTCGGCATTTTCATGCTGTTCGAGTTGTTCGCACAGGTCGACTACGACACGACGCCGTTCGTGATTCTCGTCGGGCTGACCGCGCTGCCGGTCGTCCTCGATATCGTTGGCTTCGTCAGCCCACAGTTTCTCGATGTCTCCTACTCGTCGGTCGGAGTGGCAGTGTTCGCCGTCGGCGTGCTGTTCATCTACACAGACCAGTTCCAGACGATCCAACTGGCTGGCCCGTACGACGATCCGGTGATCGTCGTCGACGACGAACAGGGGATTCGAGACTACAATCAGGCTGCCCTGTCGCTGTTTCCGGCGCTCGAAGACGCCATCGACGCGGAGCTATCGAGCGTCGTGCCCCGAATCGCGGTCGCGCTCACGACCGACAACACGCTCGAATGTCGGTCCAACGGCGAGAGTCGGTATTTCAGCGTCTCCTCGAACCACTTCAGCACCGGCAAGGCCCAACTCGGCCAAATCGTGCTGTTGCAAGATATCACCGAACAGGAACGCTACCGCATCGATCTCGAAAACCAAAACACACGCTTAGAGAAGTTCACTGGGATAGTATCACACGACCTCCGGAACCCACTCAACATCGCCCAAGGAAACATCGACCTTGCCATCGAGACTGGTGACGACGACACCCTCGACACAGTCAAAACCGCCCTCGACCGGATGGAAGAACTCATCGCCGATCTGCTCGCGTTGGCCCGCCAAGGCAAGCCCATCGACGAAACCGAACGGGTTTCGCTGGCCGAACTCGTCGAGTCGTGTTGGAAAATGGTCGACGTCGCCGAGGCCCAACTCGACATTGAGGCCGACCTGACTCTCGATGCTGACCCCGACCGTCTCCAACAGCTGTTGGAGAACCTCATTCGCAACGCGGTCGAGCATGGCGGCGAGAGTGTGACCATCTCCGTAGGACCGCTCGCCGACGACAGAGGGTTCTATCTCGAAGACGACGGTCCGGGAATCCCCGAGGACACACAGGACGACGTCTTCGATTCGGGCTACACCACCTCACGAAACGGCACCGGGTTCGGACTCAGTATCGTCAAGGAGATCGTCGACGCCCACGGCTGGACGATTCGGGTCACGAACGGCGACAGCGGCGGCGCACGGTTCGAAATCGAAACAGGGGGCCAGTCGAGAGATGAGACTACTGAAAAAGGCGACGAGACCGAACCGGAACAAGAAGCAACAGTCGACCGGGTCTAA
- a CDS encoding MFS transporter, with protein sequence MDGSDLRGSPQQGLITATFGFFIGFAGVVLYGPVAPQFGEAMGLSGFLLGLLVAAPQLSGSLLRIPFGAWTDDVGAKRPFIILLLLSIVGMTGLAVILLYLYPDGLAFRHFPLVFLFGSLSGCGIAVFSIGSAQTSYWYPTDKQGTALAIYAGLGNSSPGVATLIVPVVITAVGITQTYLLWLGLLVVGTGIFAYYTVDPYYFQLRKQGLNAEPAKEQAQAEGQELFPSGNAMESIRNAAKIRRVWALVAMFFVSFGGFLALSVWLPSYWIELHGLDIRSAGVVTAITFVLVAALIRVPGGWVSDTVGGEPTAIVSFGAIGCSSILLVITRDLWTAIAATFLLAVGMGVANAAVFQLVPKYVPEAVGGASGLVGGLGAFGGFVVPPLLGLFVDFQGVDGYATGFVIYLVLGVGGMILASRLYRNVQQQPGTPAIS encoded by the coding sequence ATGGATGGTTCCGATCTTCGCGGTTCTCCCCAACAAGGGCTGATAACCGCAACCTTTGGGTTTTTCATTGGGTTTGCCGGTGTCGTGTTGTACGGACCTGTTGCGCCACAGTTCGGCGAGGCAATGGGGCTGTCGGGCTTCCTGTTGGGGTTGCTCGTGGCCGCGCCGCAGTTGAGTGGCTCGCTGCTCCGCATCCCCTTCGGCGCGTGGACCGACGACGTTGGCGCGAAGCGCCCGTTTATCATCCTCCTCCTGCTCTCGATTGTCGGGATGACCGGGCTGGCAGTGATCTTACTGTACCTGTATCCCGACGGGCTGGCGTTCCGGCACTTCCCGCTCGTCTTCCTCTTCGGCTCGCTGAGCGGCTGTGGCATCGCGGTCTTCTCCATCGGTAGTGCCCAGACCTCCTACTGGTATCCGACGGATAAACAGGGAACCGCACTCGCCATCTACGCCGGACTCGGCAACAGTTCTCCCGGCGTGGCAACGCTCATCGTTCCGGTCGTCATCACCGCCGTCGGGATCACCCAGACCTACCTGCTGTGGCTCGGCCTGCTGGTCGTCGGCACTGGCATCTTTGCCTACTACACGGTCGACCCCTACTACTTCCAACTCCGCAAGCAGGGTCTCAACGCCGAACCAGCCAAAGAGCAGGCACAAGCCGAGGGCCAAGAGCTGTTTCCCTCCGGCAATGCGATGGAATCGATCCGCAACGCGGCCAAGATTCGGCGCGTCTGGGCGCTGGTGGCGATGTTTTTCGTTTCTTTCGGTGGTTTTCTGGCGCTCTCTGTCTGGTTGCCCTCCTACTGGATCGAACTCCACGGCCTCGACATTCGCTCGGCGGGCGTCGTGACCGCGATCACGTTCGTACTTGTGGCGGCACTGATTCGGGTGCCCGGCGGCTGGGTCAGCGACACCGTCGGCGGCGAGCCGACCGCCATCGTCAGCTTCGGGGCTATCGGCTGTAGTTCGATCCTACTCGTCATCACTCGTGATCTGTGGACCGCAATTGCCGCCACGTTCCTGCTGGCGGTCGGGATGGGTGTTGCGAACGCTGCGGTGTTCCAACTCGTCCCCAAATATGTCCCCGAAGCAGTTGGCGGAGCCTCGGGACTCGTCGGCGGACTCGGCGCGTTCGGCGGCTTCGTCGTCCCGCCGTTGCTCGGGCTGTTCGTCGACTTCCAAGGCGTCGACGGCTACGCCACCGGGTTCGTGATCTATCTCGTCCTCGGCGTCGGCGGGATGATTCTGGCGAGTCGACTCTACCGGAACGTCCAACAACAGCCCGGTACACCGGCCATCTCGTAG
- a CDS encoding lycopene cyclase domain-containing protein gives MIPPETYLQFHTVAILPPIVGLALLAWLRPSGHDRRRAATGLAIITVLAVCYTLPWDNFLIRRGVWTYGEGVVAGRLWAVPVGEALFFVLQPIFTALWLSRFSISTTTPLALSTRQRAAGILAGVGVGVVGAGLLTGGSTFYLGAILAWAAPIFALQWGFGWTQLWHCRRTVGLAVAVPTLYLWVVDWTAISLELWTISPDYTVGIAPLGLPVEEMVFFLVTNLFVIQGLVLYAWLLDRWGDWSK, from the coding sequence ATGATCCCACCGGAAACGTATTTACAGTTCCATACAGTCGCCATACTTCCGCCAATCGTCGGGTTGGCACTGCTTGCGTGGCTCCGGCCCTCCGGCCACGACCGCCGACGAGCCGCAACTGGACTGGCCATCATTACCGTTCTCGCGGTTTGCTACACGCTGCCGTGGGATAACTTCCTCATCAGACGCGGCGTCTGGACCTACGGCGAGGGGGTCGTCGCCGGTCGACTCTGGGCAGTTCCAGTGGGTGAAGCCCTGTTTTTCGTCCTCCAACCGATTTTCACTGCGTTGTGGCTCTCCCGATTTTCAATCTCAACCACCACGCCGCTGGCACTGTCGACCCGCCAGCGGGCGGCGGGCATCCTCGCGGGCGTCGGTGTGGGTGTGGTCGGTGCTGGCCTCCTGACTGGTGGGTCGACGTTCTACCTCGGGGCGATTCTCGCGTGGGCCGCGCCCATCTTCGCGCTCCAGTGGGGGTTCGGCTGGACACAGCTCTGGCACTGCCGCCGAACCGTCGGGCTGGCGGTCGCCGTACCGACGCTGTATCTGTGGGTGGTCGACTGGACGGCCATCTCGCTGGAACTGTGGACTATCTCACCCGATTATACCGTCGGCATCGCTCCGCTTGGGCTTCCCGTCGAGGAGATGGTCTTCTTTCTCGTGACGAACCTATTTGTCATCCAAGGGTTGGTACTCTACGCGTGGCTGTTGGACCGATGGGGTGACTGGTCGAAATGA
- a CDS encoding MgtC/SapB family protein, protein MASTILQTGTFFGFSFDEPVVQLAMAAALGLFLGLEREWSEKPAGIRTFSLTCLLGALFTVIARETQYGALLIAIGGLFVISQSVLIGVQGLLPSRSTDSLSLTTSVSMLVTYGVGILVASGFVLEGVTVAVVSSTLLVLKRELHEIAGALSREEIQSAIEFAILAFVIYPLLPTGVIEVGPVPFEPRIAWLMVVTVAGIGILNYALVRSYGGRGIAVTGFFGGLASSAAVVGAMLDHVDQNTEAAQYGVAAVLLANAAMALRNLGIAVAFTISAGTVLYGVVAPLGVLVVGSFLIAWLIADWNQEIEMEFASPFSLQNALAFGSVFLFILAGSTVAQAEFGTAGLYLSALISGLVSSAGVTTSAVLLFRAGTIGSSETVVAILLATAASVLVKVGLSTAGPKPFARDVTLWSSVLLAVTGLVTVGVVYVG, encoded by the coding sequence ATGGCGTCGACGATCCTCCAGACGGGCACGTTTTTCGGGTTCTCGTTCGACGAGCCAGTGGTTCAACTCGCGATGGCCGCCGCACTCGGATTGTTTCTCGGCCTCGAACGCGAGTGGTCCGAAAAGCCCGCCGGGATCCGAACCTTCTCGTTGACCTGTCTGCTCGGGGCCCTGTTTACGGTTATCGCCCGCGAAACCCAGTACGGAGCCCTCCTGATCGCCATCGGTGGCCTGTTCGTTATCAGCCAAAGCGTGCTCATCGGGGTCCAAGGGCTGTTGCCCTCCCGGTCGACCGACTCACTCTCGCTGACGACCTCGGTCTCGATGTTGGTGACCTACGGCGTTGGAATTCTGGTCGCCTCCGGCTTCGTCCTCGAAGGCGTCACCGTCGCCGTGGTGTCGTCGACGCTGCTCGTGCTCAAACGCGAACTCCACGAGATAGCTGGCGCCCTCTCTCGGGAAGAGATCCAGTCGGCCATCGAGTTCGCCATTTTGGCGTTCGTCATCTATCCCCTCCTCCCGACGGGGGTCATTGAGGTGGGACCGGTCCCATTCGAGCCACGCATCGCATGGCTGATGGTCGTCACAGTGGCGGGAATCGGTATTCTCAACTACGCACTGGTGCGAAGCTACGGCGGGCGAGGAATCGCGGTCACTGGGTTTTTCGGTGGGTTGGCCTCCTCGGCGGCAGTTGTCGGCGCAATGTTAGACCACGTCGACCAAAACACTGAGGCCGCCCAGTACGGCGTCGCGGCGGTGTTGCTGGCCAACGCCGCAATGGCGCTCCGGAATCTCGGCATTGCAGTCGCCTTTACCATCTCGGCAGGGACTGTACTCTACGGTGTGGTTGCCCCCCTTGGCGTGCTGGTCGTCGGCAGTTTCCTCATCGCGTGGCTCATCGCCGACTGGAACCAGGAGATCGAAATGGAGTTCGCCAGCCCGTTTTCGCTCCAAAATGCTTTGGCGTTCGGCTCGGTGTTCCTTTTTATTCTCGCCGGGAGCACCGTCGCCCAAGCCGAGTTCGGCACTGCTGGGCTGTATCTCAGCGCACTCATCTCTGGGTTGGTCTCCTCGGCAGGCGTGACGACCTCCGCGGTGTTGCTGTTCCGTGCCGGAACCATCGGCTCGTCGGAAACCGTCGTCGCAATTTTGCTTGCGACCGCCGCCAGCGTGCTCGTCAAAGTCGGCCTCTCTACTGCGGGTCCCAAACCGTTCGCCCGGGACGTGACACTCTGGAGCAGCGTCCTGCTGGCAGTCACCGGTCTCGTCACTGTCGGTGTGGTCTACGTCGGCTAG
- a CDS encoding cobalamin-binding protein, producing the protein MSSLRIVSLAPSATATLSALGLAEQVVGVTAHCDLDRPVVGGWLNPDYDEIAALSPDLVCTSDGLQREIRDELRGRGYSIHHDEPSRLDDVLAGFESLGVAVDAPEAGADLRADATRRLDLVAERVDQQLAGTDADTDRSRPAVYCEEWSDPPMAAGNWVPDAVEAAGGRYPFVDPGERSQEVDHETVAAADPDHAVLHICGTGDQVSPDRLTERGWELDWSVHVVDDSLLNQPSPRLIDGIELLAERLYSI; encoded by the coding sequence ATGAGCAGTCTCCGAATCGTCTCGCTGGCCCCGAGTGCGACCGCCACGCTCTCGGCGCTCGGCCTCGCCGAGCAGGTAGTGGGCGTCACAGCTCACTGTGACCTCGACCGTCCGGTCGTCGGTGGGTGGCTGAACCCTGACTACGACGAAATCGCCGCGCTGTCGCCGGATCTCGTCTGTACGAGCGACGGGCTCCAGCGAGAGATTCGTGACGAACTCCGCGGCCGGGGGTATAGCATCCACCACGACGAACCCAGTCGACTCGACGATGTGCTGGCGGGGTTCGAATCGCTGGGCGTGGCCGTCGACGCCCCCGAGGCTGGAGCCGACCTCCGAGCCGATGCAACTCGGCGACTCGATTTAGTCGCCGAGCGAGTCGACCAGCAACTCGCCGGCACTGACGCTGATACCGACCGCAGTCGACCGGCCGTCTACTGTGAGGAGTGGTCCGATCCGCCGATGGCCGCCGGGAATTGGGTTCCGGATGCTGTCGAAGCCGCCGGTGGGCGGTATCCATTTGTCGACCCCGGCGAGCGCTCACAGGAAGTCGACCACGAAACCGTCGCGGCAGCCGATCCAGATCATGCCGTCCTGCATATCTGTGGGACCGGCGATCAAGTATCACCTGACCGCCTGACAGAGCGAGGCTGGGAACTCGATTGGTCGGTCCACGTTGTCGACGACTCCCTGTTAAACCAGCCGAGCCCACGGCTGATCGATGGTATCGAACTCCTTGCCGAGCGACTGTATTCTATTTAA
- a CDS encoding transcription initiation factor IIB produces MSERTFTSTNGRSRSRERQGTASETESETESESDTLQCPECSGNVITDDEHGETVCDDCGLVITEDSVDRGPEWRAFDSAEKDQKSRVGAPTTNTMHDKGLSTNIDWRNKDAYGRSLGARQRQKMQRLRKWNERFRTRDSKERNLKQALGEIDRMASALGLPDNVRETASVIYRRALNEDLLPGRSIEGVSTSCVYAAARMAGVPRSLDEIADVSRVEKSEIARTYRYVVRELSLEVRPADPEQYVPRFASSLELSEESEMRAKQLLKNAKEQGVHSGKSPVGLAAAAVYAAALLTNEKTTQAAVSEVADISEVTIRNRYHELLEAEEEMLV; encoded by the coding sequence ATGAGTGAACGAACGTTTACCTCGACTAACGGCCGCTCGCGGTCCCGAGAGCGGCAAGGAACTGCCTCCGAAACCGAATCAGAAACCGAAAGCGAAAGCGATACGCTCCAGTGCCCCGAATGTAGTGGGAACGTCATCACCGACGACGAACACGGCGAGACCGTCTGTGACGACTGTGGCCTCGTGATCACCGAGGACTCCGTCGACCGTGGTCCCGAGTGGCGAGCGTTTGACAGCGCCGAAAAGGACCAGAAATCGCGTGTCGGTGCGCCGACCACCAACACGATGCACGACAAAGGGTTGTCGACGAACATCGACTGGCGGAACAAGGACGCCTACGGTCGCTCGCTGGGTGCTCGGCAGCGCCAGAAGATGCAGCGACTCCGCAAATGGAACGAGCGGTTCCGTACCCGCGACTCCAAAGAGCGGAACCTCAAACAGGCCCTCGGCGAGATCGACCGGATGGCCTCCGCCCTTGGCCTGCCGGACAACGTTCGGGAGACCGCCTCGGTCATCTACCGCCGCGCGCTCAACGAGGACCTGCTGCCGGGTCGCTCGATTGAGGGTGTGTCGACGTCCTGCGTGTACGCTGCCGCCCGGATGGCAGGCGTCCCACGGAGCCTCGACGAGATTGCCGACGTCTCCCGAGTCGAGAAAAGCGAGATTGCCCGGACCTACCGTTATGTCGTCCGTGAGCTTTCGCTCGAAGTCCGACCAGCCGACCCCGAACAGTACGTCCCGCGGTTTGCTTCGTCGCTGGAGCTCTCCGAGGAGTCCGAAATGCGGGCCAAACAGCTGCTGAAAAACGCCAAAGAACAGGGCGTCCACAGCGGCAAATCGCCGGTCGGCCTCGCTGCAGCCGCGGTGTACGCGGCCGCACTGCTGACCAACGAGAAGACCACCCAAGCCGCAGTCTCGGAGGTCGCTGACATCTCCGAAGTCACCATCCGCAACCGGTACCACGAGCTGCTCGAAGCCGAAGAAGAGATGCTGGTTTAG
- a CDS encoding AI-2E family transporter yields the protein MSIQSTLRQHPIWMLVGIALLGAVAYVVSSFIGTLVFGLFLYYSTRPVYNRIEGRVGNPSVAAGISIFALALPALALVTYALLIVFRQLNELTRTTALDPTDFGLDPAVFNRITDPAVLLSTDIREFLSAELVGSVLGSLTSAVETLSVFAIAIINLFAMVALAFYLLRDDHRISAWLLDAFGDKGTLFRRYLVAVDRDLKDIFFGNILNAVFAGTIAVITYSVLNVIAPPALPIPAAALVGLLAGVASLIPVVGMKLIYVPVGLYMTIQSITTAGTETLWFVVLFFLLSLVVVDSIPDLVLRPYVSGRNVHVGALMLAYTLGPLLFGWYGLFLMPVLLVLVVQFARIVLPDLLADEPSTPMELVGVPLRPSQPVEPAEDGSLPRSEQSTE from the coding sequence ATGTCGATCCAATCGACGCTCCGTCAGCATCCGATCTGGATGTTGGTCGGCATCGCCCTGCTTGGTGCTGTTGCTTACGTCGTTAGTTCCTTTATTGGGACACTGGTGTTCGGACTGTTTCTCTACTACTCGACGCGACCGGTGTACAACCGGATCGAAGGTCGCGTTGGCAATCCGAGCGTGGCCGCGGGGATCTCGATTTTCGCCCTTGCACTGCCCGCTCTGGCGCTTGTCACCTATGCGCTGTTGATCGTCTTTAGACAGCTTAACGAACTCACGCGGACGACAGCGCTCGATCCCACGGATTTCGGTCTCGATCCGGCTGTTTTCAACCGGATAACCGATCCAGCAGTGTTGTTGTCGACCGACATTCGGGAGTTCCTGAGCGCCGAACTGGTGGGGTCGGTGCTTGGCTCGCTCACCTCGGCTGTCGAGACGCTGTCGGTGTTTGCGATTGCGATTATCAACCTGTTTGCGATGGTTGCGCTCGCCTTCTATCTCCTCCGAGATGACCACCGGATCTCGGCGTGGCTGTTGGACGCTTTCGGCGACAAGGGAACGCTGTTTCGACGCTATCTCGTTGCCGTCGACCGAGATCTCAAAGACATTTTCTTCGGGAATATTCTCAACGCGGTGTTCGCCGGGACGATTGCGGTCATCACCTACTCGGTTTTGAACGTGATCGCACCGCCCGCCCTCCCGATTCCGGCGGCCGCACTCGTTGGCCTGCTGGCAGGGGTTGCGAGTCTGATTCCGGTCGTCGGGATGAAACTCATCTACGTGCCGGTCGGACTCTATATGACGATCCAAAGCATCACGACCGCCGGCACCGAAACCCTCTGGTTCGTTGTCCTATTTTTCCTGCTGTCGTTAGTCGTCGTCGACTCGATTCCGGATCTCGTGTTGCGGCCCTACGTCTCGGGACGGAACGTCCACGTCGGCGCGCTGATGTTGGCCTACACGCTTGGGCCGCTGCTGTTCGGCTGGTACGGGTTGTTCCTGATGCCCGTCCTGCTGGTGTTGGTGGTGCAGTTCGCCAGAATCGTGTTGCCGGATCTCCTCGCCGATGAGCCGTCGACGCCGATGGAACTGGTTGGGGTCCCGCTCAGACCGTCTCAGCCCGTCGAACCCGCCGAGGATGGCTCTCTGCCCCGGTCAGAACAGTCGACGGAGTAA
- a CDS encoding transposase, whose translation MATETLALFEHLEFDFLEEFDVFAPARRGRTRDHHPPALFRAFLHCYYKNVYGIRPVTRELQNTVVWLSCGFDRPPSRDAVDRFLTDLEHVVDEVFDRLVEQAACRGLLDLTYSIDSTDVRTMPADQDASKGYDPTAEEYYHGYGCTIVSTGQKIPIAAEFTESKQAPEETAMRVTCDALAVEKPIWMLGDSAYDTLGWHDHLLAAGVVPVAPYNARNTDDPKDIEYRVEARIDEHSEDVQLKQSTLDETYNRRSGVERTNDAVKDCGLGHVRARGRVHARAQVFLALCLRLVIAITNDERGDNPGSTVITL comes from the coding sequence ATGGCGACCGAGACGCTCGCGTTGTTCGAGCATCTTGAGTTCGACTTTCTCGAAGAATTCGATGTGTTCGCCCCCGCTCGCCGGGGGCGAACACGAGATCATCACCCACCAGCACTCTTCCGAGCGTTCCTGCACTGCTACTACAAGAACGTCTACGGCATCCGTCCAGTCACGCGAGAACTCCAGAACACGGTCGTCTGGCTCAGCTGTGGCTTCGATCGACCGCCGTCGAGAGACGCGGTCGATCGCTTCCTCACCGACCTCGAACACGTCGTCGACGAGGTCTTCGACCGCCTCGTCGAGCAGGCCGCCTGCCGCGGCCTGCTCGACTTGACCTACTCCATCGATTCCACCGACGTGAGGACGATGCCCGCCGACCAAGACGCGTCGAAAGGCTACGATCCAACCGCCGAAGAGTACTACCACGGCTACGGCTGTACGATCGTCTCGACCGGGCAAAAGATCCCGATTGCCGCGGAGTTCACCGAGAGCAAGCAAGCGCCAGAGGAGACGGCGATGCGCGTCACGTGTGACGCGCTCGCCGTCGAGAAACCGATCTGGATGCTTGGAGACAGCGCCTACGACACGCTCGGCTGGCACGACCACCTGCTGGCCGCAGGGGTCGTGCCAGTCGCTCCGTACAACGCACGAAACACCGACGATCCGAAAGACATCGAGTACAGGGTCGAAGCCCGCATCGACGAACACAGCGAGGACGTTCAGCTGAAGCAATCGACGCTAGACGAGACGTACAACCGCCGGAGTGGAGTCGAACGAACCAACGACGCCGTCAAGGACTGCGGCCTCGGGCACGTTCGCGCCCGAGGCCGCGTCCACGCACGAGCACAAGTGTTCCTCGCGCTGTGCCTTCGTCTCGTTATTGCGATCACCAACGACGAACGCGGAGACAATCCAGGAAGCACCGTCATCACGCTATGA